The Paracholeplasma brassicae genome includes the window TTAATGCGATTTTATTTCAAGTTAGAACCACAAATGATGCTTTTTATGAATCGAAACTCAATCCTTACAGCCGTTATCTTACAGGGCAAGAAGGTAAAAAACCACTGTTCGATGTCTTAAAATACGTGATTGATGAAGCCAAGAAATACAACATTGAAATTCATGCGTGGGCAAACCCTTACCGTGTCTCTTTAAATGGCATAATCAAACAAGAAGATTACATAAAGACGTGTGATCCTCTAAATTTCGCAATCAAACACAATGAGTTTGTGATACTAAATAAAGAAGGTCAAATGATTTTAAATCCTGCGAAAGAAGAAGTTAGACAACATATTATCGATTCAATGATAGAGATTGTCAGAAACTATGAAGTCGCTGGAATACACTTTGATGATTACTTTTATCCATATCAAGGGCTTGATGAGTCATGCAATGACCTTAAAGACTATGAGCAAAGAGAAGATAAAAAGATGAGTTTAGGTGATTTTCGAAGACACCAAGTGGACTTGGTAATTAAAGGTGTTCATGACGCACTAAAAAAAGAAAATCCTAAAATTAGATTTGGCGTTTCACCATTTGGGATTTGGAGAAACAACACAAATGACGCTCATGGATCGAATAATGGACCAGGGGCTACTGAATCCTATGAAAACCAATACGCCAATTCCTATAAATGGGTTAAAGAAGGGTACTGTGATTACATTGTTCCACAACTTTATTGGGAGTTTGGGCACAAAATTGCGCCATTTGCTGATTTATGCGATTGGTGGCAAAATTTATGTAAAGATTCGAACGTTGACTTATATATTGGTCACGGGGCTTACCGTCTAGGTCAAGAAGGCGAGTATGAAAATCCATTAGAAATTACAAATCAGGTAACGTATGCAAATCAATACGATACCGTTAAGGGAAATGTTTTTTTCACTTATAAGACGTTTATCGATGAAGATAAAAACCGTTTGGGTATGTGTGAACTTAAAAAACTGTTTGGGGGAAAATAAATGAAACGAATAATCACTTTACTGAGTTTGATATTAGGGGTATGGGCAGCAAGCTCACTACGCCCTACTTTAGAAGAAAGACCAATAGAATTTCAATCAGAGGCGTTTACAATTAACGATTACGTTGAAAAGGATCGAGAATTTAGAGCAGTTTGGGTTGCAACAGTATTTAATTTAAACATGCCACTTCATGTCAACCAAACGCAGTATAAAGACGCGTTTATAGCGGTTGTTAATCAAATTAAAAAATATAACATGAACGCGATGATCTTCCAGGTGAGACCGATGAATGACGCATTTTATGCCTCAGATTACGCACCTTATTCAAAATACTTTACAGGTAGTGAAGGCGCAGACCCAGGATGGGATGCACTTTCTTGGATGATTGATTATGCACACCAACAAGGCATTGAGTTTCACGCTTGGTTAAATCCTTACCGCGTGGCTAACTCAAGCATGTCAAAAGAAACCTATTTGAATACACTTCACCAAGATAATTTTGCCAAACAAAACCCAGATTATGTGGTTGCTGGTAAGCCAAATGATTCAGGCGTTTACCCATATATCCTAGATCCAGGTCGTCCTGAGGTTAAAACATACATTAGAGATGTTGTTAAAGAACTTATGGATAATTATGACGTAGATGGGATTCATTTTGATGATTATTTCTACCCTTATTCCGGGATTTATGATGCTGAGGATCAAACAACATACAATTTATATAATGAGAATAATCTAAGTAGAGCTGACTGGCGTAGGGAAAACGTTAATGACGTCGTTAGGGGTGTCATGCAAGATGTTACAGCTTATAATGAGGCAAATAACCAAATGGTTCGATTTGGTATCTCACCGTTCGGTATTTGGAAAAATAAATCATCCGATCCAGCAGGCTCAGAGACCAATGGTATGCAAAGTTATAGTGCTCAGTACGCTGACTCAAAAAAATGGGTTGAAGAAGGATGGCTACATTATATCAATCCACAAGTCTATTGGAATATGTCACATTCGCTTGCACCATACGACAAAGTTGTCTCTTGGTGGGCAGATGTCACAAGAGGCACTGGTGTTGATTTGATCATCGGTCACGGCATCCATAATGGCAGTTCTTGGACCGCATATGAGATTCAAAACCAGCTCATTTATAATCAGCAGTTTCCTGAAATTAAAGGTTCAGCATTCTATTCCTTTAGTTACTTAAATTCGACAAATGTAAATAACGTAAAAGCAAACCTTTGGAAAAATATGCCACTTTCACAGTGGGATTATAGCAATATTGAATCACCTGTTGTGACACTCACAGGGGAAAAAGAAGGAAACACTTATAAAACAGATGTGACCTTAACTGCCACAAGTAGCCACGACATATATTACCGTTTAGGTGATAACGACTGGGTGCTTTATGAAGAGCCACTGGTTTTTCAAACCCAAGGGACGCATACCATCTATCTCAAAGCGGTCACACTAAATGGCGATGAGTCATTGGTTGAAGGCTACAACGTAGTCATTAACAAAGAAAACAATGACGTGCCTGAAATCACCATTGTTGGGACACCAAGCGGGTCAAATTACCTTGTTGGTGCACAAGCTGTTATCACAGCAAACAACATGGAAAATCTTTGGGTTGCGATTAACCATGGTAGTGTCGGGGTATATCAAAAATACACTGGTCCAATTGTTTTAGATGATTTAGGCGCGAGTGGTCGCTATTTCATACGCACAAAAACAATCACGAGTGAAGGGGTAGAATCCATAGAAAAAACCTTACTCGTCACGGTCGTTCCAGATTGCTATCCAAAACCTACGATTCAATTAAATGGTGTTGGTCAAAATGGTTTTTATCAATCACTTGAAGTGACAATTGACAAAGAAACCGAAGTCCAATATAAGATTAATGATGGAAACTATCAAACATACACAGAGATGCTCACGTTTGATGAGTCTGGTGAATACACCATCTATTACCGAAATAATGATGGATGTAAATTAGAATACAACGAAACATTCACAATAGACAAAGAAGCACCAATTGGCCCCAATGTTGAATTAGATGGGACACTTGAGGGTGATTTCTACGTCACTGAAACATACGTCAGTTTTACTCACGATGATCAAGACGTGTTAATCTATTATCGCTATTATGACGCATTTAACGTCATTCCAACAGCATGGACACTTTATCAGGAACCTGTTAAATTTGGTAAAAACACGATGTTTACAGTAGAATATTATGCCGTTGATCAGGCGTTAAATCAGAGCCAAAGAGAACAAGTTAGATTTAAAATGAACTTAAAACCAGTTGAAGACAACTTGTTCGTCACACGTAATGGTAGTGTAGTCAATTACAGAGGCACAGACACACCTATATTACTGCCAAAGACTTACACTGAAAAAGAACAAGAAGTTAGAGCTGTTTGGGTCTCAACGGTTTCTAACATCGATTTAGATAGACTATCAACTATTGATGGGTATAAAGCACAATTAATCACGATGCTTGATGTGGTAAAACAAAATAATTTTAACACCATCTTTTTCCAAACCAGACCAATGAATGACAGTTTTTATCCGTCCGAGCATGCCCCTTTCTCAAGGTACATCACGGGGGTTGAAGGCAAAGACCCAGGGTTTGATATTTTAGAGTTTGTGATCAAAGAAGCACATCAAAGAGGTATTGAAGTACACGCGTGGTTAAACCCATACCGTGTTTCTACAGGTACTCAAGATAAGTTAAGCCAATTGAGTTTGCTTTCAGATGATAATTTCGCAAAGAAAAATCCAGACTTAGTGATTGCTGATAAACAAGGTAAGTTGATTCTAAATCCGGGAGAACCACAAGTTCGTGCATACATCGGTAATGTCGTTAGTGAATTGATTACAAATTACGACGTTGATGGTGTCCATTTTGATGATTATTTCTACAGTTATGGTGGTATGTATGACAGCGAAGATCAATTAACTTACAATAAATACAATCAAGAAGGTCTAGCACGTGATGATTGGCGTAGAGATAACGTTAACCGATTAGTAGAGAGTATCAATGAGATTGTAAAAACACACAACCAGCAAAAAACAGATTACGTCAAATTCGGTATATCACCATTTGGTATTTGGAAAAATGGTGGGGTTGATGGATCGAATACCAATGGCATGTCAAGCTACAGTGCTCAATACGCAGATACTAAGAAGTGGGTTGATGAGGGTTGGCTTGATTACATCATGCCACAACTCTACTGGGAGTTTAATCATAGCGTTGCACCATTTGCCGATTTGGTTGACTGGTGGGTTAACGTAACTAGAGCGGCGGGTGTTGATCTCATTATAGGTCATGGTTTTTATCGTTTTGCTGATAACACATGGCACGATGAGAATGAATTAATCGAGCAATTGCGATACACGAGTCAATTTGATGTCATTAAGGGGAGTTCGTTCTTCACTTATAACACTTTAGTTAGTTCGGATTTGGAAGTTACACAGACTCTAAATCGCTTAAATAATCTCTATTGGACTGCACAACCAGGTTTTCCATGGGCATCTAATGTCACCCCTGGCGGCACTGATCCGGTTTGTGGTGATGACGAAATTCTAGTTGATGGTAGTTGTGTATTAAAACCAATTGAATGTGACAATGGAGAAATTATTGATGGCGTCTGTGTGCCAGATAAAACAGAAGAACCAAATAATCGTAGTGAACAACAACGCGTTGCATTAATCGTTGCTTCAAGTGCAGTTGGTGTGGCTGTTGTTTCATTAACAATGTTCTTTGTGCTTAAGAAAAGAAAATAATATGGAAAAACAAATCAAAGAAATTCTTTTAAGAGGCGTATTGAATAAAGCCTTTCCAGGTGGACAATACGGTATTCTTGAAAATGGTGTGATTACCACAGGCCATTTTGGTTACAAAGAGAACTTAGATGAACAAATAGAAACAACAGGTAGTGAAGTATATGACATTGCTTCACTATCTAAGGTTGTTTCAACGACCATTCTTATCTTTAAATTAATTGAAACAGGCAAACTTAAACTCGATACTCAAATTCATGACTATTTACCAGTCGCATTTAAAGGTATTACCGTCTATGATTTATTGACCCATACGAGTGGGCTTGATGCAGACATAAAAAAAGCCAATCTCCTAGAATCTAGAGAAGAACTATTGGAGAAGCTATTTCAAAGTCAGCCTGATCAGTCAAAAAAAGGGACAATCGTTTATTCGGATATAGGCTTTATGTTGCTTGGGTTATTAATCGAAAAAATAAGTGAAAAAACATTAGATGTGTACGCAAAAGAAGTTATTTTTGATCCACTTAATATGAGAAACACATCATATCATCCAAACATCCATGATGCTGCACCAACCGAGTACCGAACCTCACCTGTTTTTACTGGGCTACTTAGAGGTAAGGTGCACGATGAAAAATCCTTCGCATTAAACGGGGTTTCAGGTCACGCTGGTGTCTTTTCAACAGCCTATGATTTATCTTTATTTATGAAAGCGCTTGTGGAAGATCGGTTTGTATTAAACAAAGAAACGGTCGAGCTAATGTCTCTTTCACAAATTGAAGGATTAAATCAATTTGGTGTGTTAAAACACCGTGCTTTAGGGTATGAAAAACCAACCAAAGAAAGTGTGTTTAAAGCTTATCGAATGGCGATGATTACCCATACGGGTTTCACGGGATGTCATTTAATCATTAATAAAGAAAAGAAGTTCGGATTTGTCTTATTAACGAATGCGGTTCATCCCAAAAGAGAAAATAATCAAATTTTTTCTTACCGTGATGAAATATCAAACGTTATCTTAGAGAAATGGGAGGAAACAAAATGAAAAAAGGCATGGTTTTACTTTTTATCGCGATTGTCAGTTTATCTTTGGCAAGTTGTAAGAAGAAAACAACACCAATTGAGCTTACAACCACCACAAAGGATTTAGTTATGGTCGTTGGAGACGTTAAAAATATCAGCGTAGAAACCAACGATAAGAAGGGCGTGACTTATACAGTCTCGAACCCGAGTATGCTTGAAGTAGATGAAAACGGAAAAGTAACTGCGATTGCGCATGGGACGACTGAAGTTATCATCACATCAAACACAGATCAAAAAGAGAGTCTTACCATTAAAGTAACGATTCATAAAGATGTTGTTATTTCTTTAGAACATGACACCATCATGGTAATGGTTGGTAGCACTAAAGAATCACAAGTGACATCAACAGACCCACTCGTCTATAAATCATCAAACGATGACGTATTTAGCGTAGATGAAAATGGACTTATAACAGGGATGTCTAGTGGGACTGCTCAGTTAGAAATCACTACCACACTAAATCCAAATGTGAAAAAAGAAGTGACAATCGTTGTGGAAGATATCCCTAACTCACTTGATAATAATGTCTTCTTAGTTGATCAAAATGTGACTGAAGAAACGGTTGTATATAATGAAATGACTTATCTAAAAGGCTACAGTTTATTTAGCAGTATAGAAGAAGCCCTTTTAAGTGCTAAAGAGCATACTGTAATCACAGTTTTAGAAGGCAATTATAACGACGATTTAGTAATTGAAGAGTCAATTACGCTTGTATCAGAAAATGCGACAATCGGTGGGAAACTAACCGTTAAAGCTGATGACGTTGTTGTTAGAGGCTTTTCGTTTGAAGGTTCTGGTAGCATCTTAAATGAAGGACACATCAAAGGTTTGGTTGTTGAAGACAATACCTTTAAGGATACAATGTCTACCTCGATTTCATTAAATCATGTGTCATTTGTTACTATCACAAACAATGTCATTAATGGTAGTCAAACGGCAATTTCAATTGAAAATTTCATTGATGGCGACTTTGTAATTAGTAAAAACACAATCACTGATGTTGATAACGCGGTTGTGATTAAGGCAGGCAGCGAATATGCCTTAGAAACAACCTTTAAAGTTGAAAGAAATACCATCGATCAAGTGGGATTAGGTGTTTCCTTTGATTTACGCTATGGTGACTTGCAAAAAGAAATATTTGCTTATGTTCGATTTAATACGATTTCAAATGCTACTGTACTTGCTAAACAAAGCGAAAATTCAGACGTTGATTTCACCCTAAACTATTGGGGCAGTGAAATCCCTAATTATGACAAATTTGAAAATATCAATGATTACCAATTAAGAGGTTATTATTCACTTGCATCATCAATTATTTCAGAAAATGCGTATAACCCATTAGTCCCAATTGTCATTGAGATATTAAACCCAATTGATGAATTAGTAATTGGAGAAGAATATCAACTTGAGTTTTCGTTATTACCTAGAGAAACAGATCCTTCAAGAATGCGTTGGATCACTTCAAATCCAAATACAATCTCTTTATCTAATGGGAAAATTACCCCAACTAAGAGTGGTGAGGTCACTGTAACACTAAGATCTTCAATAGACATTAGAGTAAAAACGACAATGGACTTAAAGGTGATGACAACCCCAGGTGTTGAATTATCTCTTAATGAACCATTAAATCAATTGACACCAGGTAAAACACTAAAATTAAATGCTTATGCGTTTCCTTATACAATTGCAAGTGAAGAACTTGTTTATGAATCGTCTGATCCGAGTGTAGCTAGCATTTCAAATGACGGCATGATTCAAACGCATCAAGCAGGTGTGGTTACATTTAAAGTAAGTCTTTTAAGTGATGAAACGGTGTATCAAAGTTTAACTGCTGAAGTTTATGAATCACTGAGTGAAGACAACGTGATGGATGCGCTAACCATGTCGATGGTGATGTATTCGACACCTCATGAGTGGATGGTTTACGGCGTAGGGTTTAATTACCTAGATTTCAAATATGAATCTGTCTCAAGATACCTGTTTGATGAAATTGATGTAAACAAAACGATGTTGTTGCCGATAGAGCATAGTATACGTCCGGGTTTCAAAAAGACGGAATTAAGTGAAGAGTTAAGGTACAACGATCAAAATATTCATTGGGTAGTAATTCATGAAACAGCAAACACAAATCCTGGTGGAGGAGCATTTTCGCATGCGAAATACCTGTGGGATTCATCATTCACAGGAAGTTCAAATGACCCTTCGTGGCATTATACAATGGATGATAAGACGGTATATCAGCACATACCTGACGACGAAGTAGCTTTTCATGCTGGTGATGGCGGAAGTACACCTGGAAAAAACGGTATATATCTTGGCGGAGGAAACCGTAATGGGATTGGTATCGAAACCTCAGTTGCTCAAGATGGCGATAACTACCGCGTTTGGCAACGAACAGCTAAATTTGCAGCAGAAAAACTTGTAAGTTATGGATTACCACTCGCTCACATGAGATACCATCAAGACTTCTCAGGTAAGGTTTGTCCACAGTCGCTTATCCGTGGTGGGCTAATTCCACTGTTCGAAGCACTTGCTTACTATGAATATTTAATCGAAAAGAATTTCAGTGACTATAGCATTTCATTCGAATCACACGACACCGATTACGTTGATCACAGCGGCAGAGTTATTAATATGCCTGATCGTGGATTAAGTGTAAGTTATACGGTGACGGTTTCAAACGGAAGTACGAATCAATCTAGAACATTCTACACTTATTTACCAGGTACAGTTCATTAGTATTTTCAAAAAAGTTTCACGGTATTGAAAAAAACATTCAAAAGTTGTAAGAATGCGCACTTTGTGTGATAAAAACCAAAATTGCATTGACAGCGCTTTCAATATTACATAGAATGAAGTTGAAGATTCAACATTTAGGAGGAAAAAGAAAAAGTTAGTCATGTTTTTATTACTAGGATTAAGCCTAGTGCTAGCTCCAGGGCGTTATAGCGCTGCTGAGAGTGAAGAATTAATTGATCTATACCCATACGATCAAGAAGCTTGTTTATTAGCAACAAGTGAATGTACAGAAACGAAAGTTGGCGATTCGTTCTTCGATGCAATTTACAATGGT containing:
- a CDS encoding glycoside hydrolase family 10 protein, producing the protein MKRIITLLSLILGVWAASSLRPTLEERPIEFQSEAFTINDYVEKDREFRAVWVATVFNLNMPLHVNQTQYKDAFIAVVNQIKKYNMNAMIFQVRPMNDAFYASDYAPYSKYFTGSEGADPGWDALSWMIDYAHQQGIEFHAWLNPYRVANSSMSKETYLNTLHQDNFAKQNPDYVVAGKPNDSGVYPYILDPGRPEVKTYIRDVVKELMDNYDVDGIHFDDYFYPYSGIYDAEDQTTYNLYNENNLSRADWRRENVNDVVRGVMQDVTAYNEANNQMVRFGISPFGIWKNKSSDPAGSETNGMQSYSAQYADSKKWVEEGWLHYINPQVYWNMSHSLAPYDKVVSWWADVTRGTGVDLIIGHGIHNGSSWTAYEIQNQLIYNQQFPEIKGSAFYSFSYLNSTNVNNVKANLWKNMPLSQWDYSNIESPVVTLTGEKEGNTYKTDVTLTATSSHDIYYRLGDNDWVLYEEPLVFQTQGTHTIYLKAVTLNGDESLVEGYNVVINKENNDVPEITIVGTPSGSNYLVGAQAVITANNMENLWVAINHGSVGVYQKYTGPIVLDDLGASGRYFIRTKTITSEGVESIEKTLLVTVVPDCYPKPTIQLNGVGQNGFYQSLEVTIDKETEVQYKINDGNYQTYTEMLTFDESGEYTIYYRNNDGCKLEYNETFTIDKEAPIGPNVELDGTLEGDFYVTETYVSFTHDDQDVLIYYRYYDAFNVIPTAWTLYQEPVKFGKNTMFTVEYYAVDQALNQSQREQVRFKMNLKPVEDNLFVTRNGSVVNYRGTDTPILLPKTYTEKEQEVRAVWVSTVSNIDLDRLSTIDGYKAQLITMLDVVKQNNFNTIFFQTRPMNDSFYPSEHAPFSRYITGVEGKDPGFDILEFVIKEAHQRGIEVHAWLNPYRVSTGTQDKLSQLSLLSDDNFAKKNPDLVIADKQGKLILNPGEPQVRAYIGNVVSELITNYDVDGVHFDDYFYSYGGMYDSEDQLTYNKYNQEGLARDDWRRDNVNRLVESINEIVKTHNQQKTDYVKFGISPFGIWKNGGVDGSNTNGMSSYSAQYADTKKWVDEGWLDYIMPQLYWEFNHSVAPFADLVDWWVNVTRAAGVDLIIGHGFYRFADNTWHDENELIEQLRYTSQFDVIKGSSFFTYNTLVSSDLEVTQTLNRLNNLYWTAQPGFPWASNVTPGGTDPVCGDDEILVDGSCVLKPIECDNGEIIDGVCVPDKTEEPNNRSEQQRVALIVASSAVGVAVVSLTMFFVLKKRK
- a CDS encoding glycoside hydrolase family 10 protein; translated protein: MKLFYYKDKERPICYYNTDKQVEIPETFKLKPFRGMWVSNVANIDLPILEDEQSYKEKINRMLEVAKSFNINAILFQVRTTNDAFYESKLNPYSRYLTGQEGKKPLFDVLKYVIDEAKKYNIEIHAWANPYRVSLNGIIKQEDYIKTCDPLNFAIKHNEFVILNKEGQMILNPAKEEVRQHIIDSMIEIVRNYEVAGIHFDDYFYPYQGLDESCNDLKDYEQREDKKMSLGDFRRHQVDLVIKGVHDALKKENPKIRFGVSPFGIWRNNTNDAHGSNNGPGATESYENQYANSYKWVKEGYCDYIVPQLYWEFGHKIAPFADLCDWWQNLCKDSNVDLYIGHGAYRLGQEGEYENPLEITNQVTYANQYDTVKGNVFFTYKTFIDEDKNRLGMCELKKLFGGK
- a CDS encoding Ig-like domain-containing protein — its product is MKKGMVLLFIAIVSLSLASCKKKTTPIELTTTTKDLVMVVGDVKNISVETNDKKGVTYTVSNPSMLEVDENGKVTAIAHGTTEVIITSNTDQKESLTIKVTIHKDVVISLEHDTIMVMVGSTKESQVTSTDPLVYKSSNDDVFSVDENGLITGMSSGTAQLEITTTLNPNVKKEVTIVVEDIPNSLDNNVFLVDQNVTEETVVYNEMTYLKGYSLFSSIEEALLSAKEHTVITVLEGNYNDDLVIEESITLVSENATIGGKLTVKADDVVVRGFSFEGSGSILNEGHIKGLVVEDNTFKDTMSTSISLNHVSFVTITNNVINGSQTAISIENFIDGDFVISKNTITDVDNAVVIKAGSEYALETTFKVERNTIDQVGLGVSFDLRYGDLQKEIFAYVRFNTISNATVLAKQSENSDVDFTLNYWGSEIPNYDKFENINDYQLRGYYSLASSIISENAYNPLVPIVIEILNPIDELVIGEEYQLEFSLLPRETDPSRMRWITSNPNTISLSNGKITPTKSGEVTVTLRSSIDIRVKTTMDLKVMTTPGVELSLNEPLNQLTPGKTLKLNAYAFPYTIASEELVYESSDPSVASISNDGMIQTHQAGVVTFKVSLLSDETVYQSLTAEVYESLSEDNVMDALTMSMVMYSTPHEWMVYGVGFNYLDFKYESVSRYLFDEIDVNKTMLLPIEHSIRPGFKKTELSEELRYNDQNIHWVVIHETANTNPGGGAFSHAKYLWDSSFTGSSNDPSWHYTMDDKTVYQHIPDDEVAFHAGDGGSTPGKNGIYLGGGNRNGIGIETSVAQDGDNYRVWQRTAKFAAEKLVSYGLPLAHMRYHQDFSGKVCPQSLIRGGLIPLFEALAYYEYLIEKNFSDYSISFESHDTDYVDHSGRVINMPDRGLSVSYTVTVSNGSTNQSRTFYTYLPGTVH
- a CDS encoding serine hydrolase domain-containing protein, which gives rise to MEKQIKEILLRGVLNKAFPGGQYGILENGVITTGHFGYKENLDEQIETTGSEVYDIASLSKVVSTTILIFKLIETGKLKLDTQIHDYLPVAFKGITVYDLLTHTSGLDADIKKANLLESREELLEKLFQSQPDQSKKGTIVYSDIGFMLLGLLIEKISEKTLDVYAKEVIFDPLNMRNTSYHPNIHDAAPTEYRTSPVFTGLLRGKVHDEKSFALNGVSGHAGVFSTAYDLSLFMKALVEDRFVLNKETVELMSLSQIEGLNQFGVLKHRALGYEKPTKESVFKAYRMAMITHTGFTGCHLIINKEKKFGFVLLTNAVHPKRENNQIFSYRDEISNVILEKWEETK